The following proteins come from a genomic window of Trifolium pratense cultivar HEN17-A07 linkage group LG4, ARS_RC_1.1, whole genome shotgun sequence:
- the LOC123922109 gene encoding uncharacterized histidine-rich protein DDB_G0274557-like, with translation MAKVLMLALVLLQVISITVFANEANYPYNKHHKHHHHHPSVPTTAPAQPPSSHNEHHRHHHHHSSSPTPSPIQSPSPSPTKTLSLDNPNKEHHKHHHPSSPKSAPVQPPSPSPSHSHHKHHHPSSPKTAPVQPPSPSPSHSHHKHHHPSSPKSSPVQPPSHSPSHSHHKHHHPSSPKSAPVQSPSHSPSHKHHHPSSPKSAPIQLLSPSPSHSHHKHHHPSSPKSAPVQPPSHSPSHKHHHPSSPKSAPVHPPSPTPNHSHKEHHQHHHHHPSAPAPSHVQ, from the coding sequence ATGGCCAAAGTCTTGATGTTAGCATTAGTCTTACTCCAGGTGATCTCTATCACAGTGTTTGCAAATGAGGCTAATTATCCTTACAACAAACACCACAAACATCATCACCATCACCCATCAGTCCCAACCACTGCCCCTGCTCAACCACCATCTTCTCACAATGAACACCACCGacatcatcaccatcattcatctTCTCCAACGCCTTCCCCTATTCAATCACCATCACCTTCCCCTACAAAAACTCTTAGTCTAGATAATCCTAACAAAGAACACCACAAACATCATCACCCATCCTCCCCGAAATCTGCCCCTGTTCAACCACCGTCTCCTTCCCCTAGTCATTCTCACCATAAACATCATCATCCATCCTCCCCGAAAACTGCCCCCGTTCAACCTCCGTCTCCTTCTCCTAGTCATTCTCACCACAAACATCATCACCCGTCCTCCCCAAAGTCTTCCCCTGTTCAACCACCATCTCATTCCCCTAGTCATTCTCACCACAAACATCACCACCCATCCTCCCCAAAATCTGCCCCTGTTCAATCACCATCTCATTCCCCTAGTCACAAACATCATCACCCATCCTCCCCGAAATCTGCCCCTATTCAATTACTGTCTCCTTCTCCTAGTCATTCTCACCACAAACATCACCACCCATCCTCCCCAAAATCTGCCCCTGTTCAACCACCATCTCATTCCCCTAGTCACAAACATCACCACCCATCCTCCCCAAAGTCTGCCCCTGTTCACCCACCATCTCCTACCCCTAACCATAGTCACAAAGAACACCACcaacatcatcaccatcatccaTCAGCCCCAGCCCCTTCTCATGTTCAATAG